A stretch of DNA from Rhodothermales bacterium:
CCTCTTCGAGAGATGGGTTCACGGAGTTGATCTGGACAAGCCGCCTGAGCGTCTCCAGGATGAATGGGCTCAGTTCATCTTCCATACAGGTTCATCGCAGGTAAGTGGGCGGGGTGCATCAGACTGCACGGAGCCCCCGCTCCAGATCGTCCAACAGATCTTCCACGTTTTCTATGCCGACCGAATAACGGACCAGGCTTTCGGAAATCCCGAGTTCCTTGCGCTGCGCGGCCGTGAGTTCGACGTGACTCGTCACCGAGGGGGGGCCAACAAGCGTGCTCACCGAACCCAGACTGGCCGCCAGGTGCCTCAATTCCATGGCATGCAGCATCCGCGCCACGCCGTCGGCTCCCGACTTCAGCTCGAACGCCAACATCCCGCCGAAGCCCCGCATCTGCCGGGCGGCCACGGCATGCCCCGGGTCGTCCTCCAGCCCGGGATGGAACACCCGTTCGACCTTCGGTTGCTGCTTCAGCCAGCGGGCAATCCGGAGCGCACTCGCGTTCTGCCGTTCCACCCGCAATTCCAGCGTCTTCATGCCGCGAATGACCATGTAGGCCGAATCCGGATGCAGCGACGCGCCCGTGATTTCCCGGAAGGCAAATATCCGCTGCACCAGGTCCTTCCGGCCACAGACCAGGCCGCACATCACGTCCGAGTGCCCGCCCAGGTATTTGGTCGCACTGTGGACCACCAGGTCCACGCCGTGCTGGATGGGGTTCTGGTTGATGGGCGTCGCGAACGTGTTGTCACACACCGTGATGGCTCCCACCTTCCGGGCCGCTGCCGACAGCCGCTCCAGGTCCATGACCTTCAGCGTCGGATTGGTGGGAGATTCCAGATACAGCAGAGCGCATCCCTTGGCGACCTCCCGCTCAATGGCCTCCACGTCCGTCGTGTCGACGAGCACCGCATCGATCCCGAAACGCGGAAGATGCTCCAGAAATATCCGGCTCGTACCGCCGTAGGAATCCCGGATGGAGACGACCCGATCGCCCGGTTTAAGCAGCGCGAACAATAAATTGGAAATGCCCGCCATGCCCGTCGAGAACGAGACGGCGGCCTCCGCCCCTTCCAGGACCCGGATCTTTTCCTCCAGGACCTGGACCGTGGGGTTCGTGTTGCGGCTGTAGATGTGGCCGAGCTGCTGCCCGAGTGCCACGTCCTTCCAGGTGTCCAGATCCTCGTAGGCGAACGTCACCGTCGAGTAAACGGGCGTCGTCGAACTGCCGTCGGCGAACCCATCCGACTCTCCTGCCCAGACCGACTTCGTGCCGGCCTTCTTGTCGTCTAATTTCATGTGCACCAATAGATTACGAGTGTAATATATTACCTGTATACAACTAATATATTACCGCGCCAGCAGCAACCGCTCAATGAAGAACTCCATCATCCGGTAGGGATTGATGCCGGTGT
This window harbors:
- a CDS encoding cystathionine gamma-synthase family protein, yielding MKLDDKKAGTKSVWAGESDGFADGSSTTPVYSTVTFAYEDLDTWKDVALGQQLGHIYSRNTNPTVQVLEEKIRVLEGAEAAVSFSTGMAGISNLLFALLKPGDRVVSIRDSYGGTSRIFLEHLPRFGIDAVLVDTTDVEAIEREVAKGCALLYLESPTNPTLKVMDLERLSAAARKVGAITVCDNTFATPINQNPIQHGVDLVVHSATKYLGGHSDVMCGLVCGRKDLVQRIFAFREITGASLHPDSAYMVIRGMKTLELRVERQNASALRIARWLKQQPKVERVFHPGLEDDPGHAVAARQMRGFGGMLAFELKSGADGVARMLHAMELRHLAASLGSVSTLVGPPSVTSHVELTAAQRKELGISESLVRYSVGIENVEDLLDDLERGLRAV